One window of the Pieris brassicae chromosome 2, ilPieBrab1.1, whole genome shotgun sequence genome contains the following:
- the LOC123720273 gene encoding MORN repeat-containing protein 5-like isoform X3 codes for MSILKGRDNSGVSAKRVSQWEVLMRKFSEAHKEHCKTVSLDIPRVQRSVKQFPTGSQYEGTWDVLGMSGYGVYKFPNGVIYQGEFDDGLFHGEGELKYPSGEIIRGKWKKGALIEKTLIFADGLEYDDIDWSYCRMPDRRFTIEHKNGLQPAGQSYLTPEQPSREVPQGYYDTGDGFYDPKTRVIYSVHDLTAIIRSPSVREQQWIIDNCRSNPIPKLGPRKDLYEEWVEPMLHLPSNSRQDSLPFMETCKSTPSFGQDYDTH; via the exons atgtcgATATTAAAAGGTCGGGATAATTCTGG AGTGAGCGCAAAACGGGTGTCGCAATGGGAGGTGCTGATGCGGAAGTTTTCCGAAGCTCACAAGGAACACTGCAA aaCAGTTTCCCTGGATATACCTCGGGTCCAGCGATCAGTCAAGCAGTTCCCAACGGGGTCACAGTACGAGGGTACCTGGGACGTTCTGGGCATGAGCGGATATGGAGTGTATAAATTTCCCAACG GCGTCATATACCAGGGTGAATTTGATGATGGATTATTTCACGGAGAAGGAGAACTGAAGTACCCCAGCGGGGAAATTATTCGTGGCAAGTGGAAGAAAGGCGCTCTTATTGAAAAGACACTTATTTTTGCTGACGGATTGGAGTATGATGATATCGATTGGTCGTATTGCAGAATGCCTGACAGGAG ATTTACTATCGAACATAAGAACGGCCTACAACCAGCTGGCCAGTCTTACCTGACCCCAGAGCAACCATCACGTGAAGTTCCCCAGGGTTATTACGATACTGGTGATGGTTTCTATGATCCAAAGACGAGGGTCATTTACAGTGTGCATGACTTGACCGCTATCAtaag GTCCCCATCGGTTCGTGAACAGCAATGGATTATAGACAACTGCCGCTCCAATCCTATCCCAAAACTGGGTCCCCGCAAGGATCTCTATGAGGAGTGGGTGGAACCTATGCTCCATCTACCAAGCAACTCTCGGCAAGACTCATTGCCGTTTATGGAAACTTGCAAATCAACTCCATCCTTCGGACAGGATTATGAT ACTCACTGA
- the LOC123720273 gene encoding MORN repeat-containing protein 5-like isoform X1 — protein sequence MSILKGRDNSGVSAKRVSQWEVLMRKFSEAHKEHCKTVSLDIPRVQRSVKQFPTGSQYEGTWDVLGMSGYGVYKFPNGVIYQGEFDDGLFHGEGELKYPSGEIIRGKWKKGALIEKTLIFADGLEYDDIDWSYCRMPDRRFTIEHKNGLQPAGQSYLTPEQPSREVPQGYYDTGDGFYDPKTRVIYSVHDLTAIIRSPSVREQQWIIDNCRSNPIPKLGPRKDLYEEWVEPMLHLPSNSRQDSLPFMETCKSTPSFGQDYDSVYEFGTSWRKTSEGAWNKRFINFESTVD from the exons atgtcgATATTAAAAGGTCGGGATAATTCTGG AGTGAGCGCAAAACGGGTGTCGCAATGGGAGGTGCTGATGCGGAAGTTTTCCGAAGCTCACAAGGAACACTGCAA aaCAGTTTCCCTGGATATACCTCGGGTCCAGCGATCAGTCAAGCAGTTCCCAACGGGGTCACAGTACGAGGGTACCTGGGACGTTCTGGGCATGAGCGGATATGGAGTGTATAAATTTCCCAACG GCGTCATATACCAGGGTGAATTTGATGATGGATTATTTCACGGAGAAGGAGAACTGAAGTACCCCAGCGGGGAAATTATTCGTGGCAAGTGGAAGAAAGGCGCTCTTATTGAAAAGACACTTATTTTTGCTGACGGATTGGAGTATGATGATATCGATTGGTCGTATTGCAGAATGCCTGACAGGAG ATTTACTATCGAACATAAGAACGGCCTACAACCAGCTGGCCAGTCTTACCTGACCCCAGAGCAACCATCACGTGAAGTTCCCCAGGGTTATTACGATACTGGTGATGGTTTCTATGATCCAAAGACGAGGGTCATTTACAGTGTGCATGACTTGACCGCTATCAtaag GTCCCCATCGGTTCGTGAACAGCAATGGATTATAGACAACTGCCGCTCCAATCCTATCCCAAAACTGGGTCCCCGCAAGGATCTCTATGAGGAGTGGGTGGAACCTATGCTCCATCTACCAAGCAACTCTCGGCAAGACTCATTGCCGTTTATGGAAACTTGCAAATCAACTCCATCCTTCGGACAGGATTATGAT tCCGTATATGAATTTGGAACCTCTTGGAGAAAAACTTCAGAAGGAGCCTGGAATAagagatttattaattttgaatctACTGTCGACTAA
- the LOC123720273 gene encoding MORN repeat-containing protein 5-like isoform X2: protein MGGADAEVFRSSQGTLTVSLDIPRVQRSVKQFPTGSQYEGTWDVLGMSGYGVYKFPNGVIYQGEFDDGLFHGEGELKYPSGEIIRGKWKKGALIEKTLIFADGLEYDDIDWSYCRMPDRRFTIEHKNGLQPAGQSYLTPEQPSREVPQGYYDTGDGFYDPKTRVIYSVHDLTAIIRSPSVREQQWIIDNCRSNPIPKLGPRKDLYEEWVEPMLHLPSNSRQDSLPFMETCKSTPSFGQDYDSVYEFGTSWRKTSEGAWNKRFINFESTVD from the exons ATGGGAGGTGCTGATGCGGAAGTTTTCCGAAGCTCACAAGGAACACT aaCAGTTTCCCTGGATATACCTCGGGTCCAGCGATCAGTCAAGCAGTTCCCAACGGGGTCACAGTACGAGGGTACCTGGGACGTTCTGGGCATGAGCGGATATGGAGTGTATAAATTTCCCAACG GCGTCATATACCAGGGTGAATTTGATGATGGATTATTTCACGGAGAAGGAGAACTGAAGTACCCCAGCGGGGAAATTATTCGTGGCAAGTGGAAGAAAGGCGCTCTTATTGAAAAGACACTTATTTTTGCTGACGGATTGGAGTATGATGATATCGATTGGTCGTATTGCAGAATGCCTGACAGGAG ATTTACTATCGAACATAAGAACGGCCTACAACCAGCTGGCCAGTCTTACCTGACCCCAGAGCAACCATCACGTGAAGTTCCCCAGGGTTATTACGATACTGGTGATGGTTTCTATGATCCAAAGACGAGGGTCATTTACAGTGTGCATGACTTGACCGCTATCAtaag GTCCCCATCGGTTCGTGAACAGCAATGGATTATAGACAACTGCCGCTCCAATCCTATCCCAAAACTGGGTCCCCGCAAGGATCTCTATGAGGAGTGGGTGGAACCTATGCTCCATCTACCAAGCAACTCTCGGCAAGACTCATTGCCGTTTATGGAAACTTGCAAATCAACTCCATCCTTCGGACAGGATTATGAT tCCGTATATGAATTTGGAACCTCTTGGAGAAAAACTTCAGAAGGAGCCTGGAATAagagatttattaattttgaatctACTGTCGACTAA
- the LOC123720411 gene encoding dnaJ homolog subfamily C member 21 — translation MKCHYEVLCLSRDASASEIKKSYRKLALQWHPDKNLENLLEAKDQFQLVQTAYEVLSDPQERAWYDNHREQLLKGAGSSYNDNSLDVYPYFSPSCYKGFGDDPQGFYGVYTEVFSKLASEESDFLDDPEDLAKIPKFGNSTTPYEDVHEFYAYWMAFSTNKSYVWLDQYEISQGDNRRVIKLMEKENNKIRQKARKERNEEIRRLVSYVRRRDKRVIEHTKLLQEKAEENKRKSEQIRRERIIQRQKEIEEAKMKEGESSFLQSEDYQKKLSEIESLLAEEFGLSSDDETISEGGMESSNEESSKTEEASEASRATKSSPRGRAALKNLYCSACNKLFKNINSFENHENSKKHKENVANMMLEDEIDILDQEAIDKHEAENQQNIDVNGEPDRENEQVGNSTSDVRETLSDDSDKVQALPKSHKKKKNKKKSFVPMPESEGNDSHDEMSFNEIEGPARSRKAKKFNMLKSQLQAKKEATLKKGSQSQTSTENLYEVSSTTPTDDALGEAVLPSPRDKPTLPKVQRNMKPKKLVDRKTMKPKASETEDSSSAVNLRCVVCQTDFPSKNKLFEHLKKTGHSVPIPQTSCAQRKGKRSNR, via the exons ATGAAGTGCCATTACGAGGTCCTGTGCTTATCCCGCGATGCAAGTgcatctgaaataaaaaaatcctacCGCAAACTTGCGCTGCAATGGCACCCGGATAAAAATTTGGAAAACTTGCTAGAAGCTAAAGATCAGTTTCAATTAGTGCAAACGGCTTATGAGGTCCTCTCTGATCCCCAAGAACGTGCTTG GTATGACAACCATAGAGAGCAGCTACTGAAAGGTGCCGGTAGTTCTTATAATGATAACAGCTTGGATGTTTATCCTTACTTTAGCCCATCCTGTTATAAGGGCTTTGGAGATGATCCTCAGGGATTTTATGGAGTTTACACTGAG GTATTCTCAAAGCTGGCCAGTGAGGAATCAGATTTTCTTGATGATCCTGAGGATTTAGctaaaataccaaaatttgGCAATTCTACCACTCCTTATGAGGATGTTCATGAGTTTTATGCCTATTGGATGGCATTCTCAACTAACAAAA GCTATGTATGGCTTGATCAATATGAGATATCGCAAGGTGACAACAGAAGAGTTATTAAACTTAtggaaaaagaaaataataagataaGACAGAAGGCTCGAAAGGAACGCAATGAAGAAATTAGGAGGTTAGTCAGTTATGTACGACGACGTGATAAGAGAGTTATtgaacatacaaaattacttcAAGAAAAGGCTGAAGAGAATAAAAGAAag TCAGAACAAATTAGACGAGAAAGAATAATTCAAAGGCAAAAAGAAATAGAAGAAGCCAAAATGAAGGAGGGAGAATCATCATTTCTGCAAAGTGAAGactatcaaaaaaaattaagtgaaaTTGAGTCTTTATTAGCTGAAGAATTTGGCTTGTcatctgatgatgaaactatATCTGAAGGTGGTATGGAAAGTAGCAATGAAGAGAGCTCTAAGACAGAAGAG GCAAGTGAAGCTTCAAGAGCAACAAAATCTTCACCAAGAGGCAGAGCAGCTTTGAAAAACTTATACTGCTCAGCATgcaataaactatttaaaaatataaactcatTTGAAAATCACGAAAATAGTAAGAAACATAAAGAAAATGTGGCTAATATGATGCTTGAAGATGAAATAGATATATTAGACCAGGAAGCAATTGACAAACATGAagctgaaaaccaacaaaatattgATGTCAATGGAGAACCAGATAGGGAAAATGAACAAGTAGGAAATTCTACATCAGATGTTAGGGAGACATTAAGTGATGACTCTGATAAAGTACAG GCATTACCAAAAAGCcacaagaaaaagaaaaataagaaGAAGTCCTTTGTTCCAATGCCAGAAAGTGAGGGAAATGACAGCCATGACGAGATGAGCTTTAATGAAATAGAAGGTCCCGCTCGCAGTAGGAAAgctaaaaaatttaacatgcTGAAAAGCCAATTACAAGCAAAAAAGGAAGCTACCCTTAAAAAAGGTTCCCAATCCCAAACATCTACCGAGAACCTATATGAAGTTTCTAGTACTACACCCACTGATGATGCTTTAGGTGAGGCAGTCCTCCCTAGTCCTAGAGACAAGCCTACCTTGCCCAAAGTTCAAAGAAATATGAAGCCCAAAAAGCTAGTGGATAGGAAAACAATGAAGCCCAAGGCAAGTGAAACAGAGGACTCAAGTAGTGCAGTTAATCTTAGGTGTGTTGTCTGTCAAACAGACTTTCcatctaaaaataaactgtttGAACACCTCAAAAAGACAGGTCATTCTGTTCCAATTCCACAAACTAGCTGTGCTCAAAGAAAAGGCAAACGGTCAAATAGATAA